One stretch of Girardinichthys multiradiatus isolate DD_20200921_A chromosome 2, DD_fGirMul_XY1, whole genome shotgun sequence DNA includes these proteins:
- the kbtbd13b gene encoding kelch repeat and BTB domain-containing protein 13: MSAHSSESEKSNHCGDEDSRGYQICSATGFLSAKLTIVIGDTHFSEEKMFLVQNCDYFRALYRSGMKECNQDQIHLQCPRARGFFIALAVLRGELPALGEDDIVEAIECAAYLQVTPLTKYLIGLIDADNCLLLYHTAATFGLIDLYHAAALFIRDMYGDLEAEVQKTLPSELTSYIESLAPSVFVAVGAHVTCGVDKSIHAACRTVCYLDETVNSWKVLTDLPLEASTSMAGVTVLDNKLYIIGGVHGVHKQAVEACFCYNVENSSWTRIAHPVQLRYNLSLVGVDGCLYAIGGEYERTVMSSVEIYNVKSGKWTFAAHLPRPVAGAACTKTMSRIFVCLWRPMETSEIYEYISGKDEWRLVTVLIRRQSYGHCIVGHRDNLYVMRNGPSDDFLRCLMDCYNLNSGQWSSLPGHFANSKGSLFTAVVKGDSVFTLNRSMTLEYRIEGKIWKPRRQIKGFPRSGSVWTFLLRLPDTHMLQH; the protein is encoded by the coding sequence ATGTCAGCACACAGCAGTGAATCAGAGAAGAGCAACCACTGTGGCGATGAAGACAGTAGAGGGTATCAGATATGTTCTGCTACTGGTTTCCTTTCAGCCAAGTTAACTATAGTGATTGGAGACACGCACTTTTCAGAAGAGAAGATGTTCCTTGTCCAAAATTGTGACTATTTTCGAGCGCTGTACCGCTCTGGAATGAAGGAGTGCAACCAAGACCAAATTCACCTGCAGTGCCCACGTGCTCGAGGCTTCTTCATTGCCTTGGCAGTCCTGCGGGGCGAGCTGCCAGCTCTGGGTGAGGATGACATTGTTGAGGCCATTGAATGTGCTGCATACCTGCAGGTGACTCCACTCACAAAGTATCTTATTGGCCTCATTGACGCTGACAACTGTTTGCTACTGTACCACACTGCTGCAACATTTGGCCTAATTGATCTTTACCACGCTGCTGCACTCTTTATTCGAGACATGTACGGTGACCTGGAGGCTGAAGTCCAGAAAACCTTACCATCAGAGCTGACCTCTTATATAGAGTCTTTGGCACCCAGTGTTTTTGTGGCTGTAGGGGCCCACGTGACCTGTGGTGTGGATAAAAGCATACACGCTGCATGTAGGACTGTCTGTTACCTTGATGAAACTGTAAATAGCTGGAAAGTTCTAACAGATCTGCCACTAGAGGCCAGCACCTCCATGGCCGGGGTGACTGTTTTAGACAACAAACTCTACATCATTGGTGGAGTTCATGGAGTTCACAAGCAAGCTGTTGAGGCTTGTTTCTGCTACAATGTTGAAAACAGCAGCTGGACCAGGATTGCTCATCCAGTACAACTGCGCTATAATCTAAGCCTTGTGGGTGTAGATGGTTGTCTTTATGCCATAGGAGGAGAATATGAGCGAACCGTGATGTCGTCTGTGGAGATATACAATGTTAAGAGCGGGAAGTGGACATTTGCTGCCCACTTACCTCGGCCAGTGGCGGGGGCGGCTTGCACCAAAACCATGAGCAGgatatttgtgtgtttatggAGGCCAATGGAAACCTCAGAGATTTATGAGTACATCTCAGGGAAAGATGAGTGGCGTCTCGTTACCGTACTGATTCGGCGTCAGAGCTACGGCCACTGCATCGTCGGCCACAGAGACAACCTGTACGTCATGAGAAATGGCCCATCTGATGACTTCCTTCGATGCTTGATGGACTGTTACAACCTGAACTCAGGACAGTGGTCATCTCTGCCTGGACATTTTGCCAACAGCAAAGGTTCACTGTTTACAGCTGTTGTAAAAGGTGATTCTGTGTTTACACTAAATAGAAGCATGACTCTAGAATACAGAATTGAAGGTAAAATCTGGAAGCCCAGGCGACAGATAAAAGGTTTTCCTAGAAGTGGGTCTGTGTGGACTTTCCTGCTCCGATTGCCAGACACTCACATGTTGCAGCACTGA